Proteins encoded together in one Camelina sativa cultivar DH55 chromosome 9, Cs, whole genome shotgun sequence window:
- the LOC104710317 gene encoding LOW QUALITY PROTEIN: protein NSP-INTERACTING KINASE 2-like (The sequence of the model RefSeq protein was modified relative to this genomic sequence to represent the inferred CDS: substituted 1 base at 1 genomic stop codon): MQGEQTLIKTKMMQRRREVQKSYALFSLTFFFFICFFSSASAELTDKGVNYEVLALIGIKSSLIDPHGVLMNWDDTAVDPCSWNMITCSPDGFVLSLGAPSQDLSGTLSSSIGNLTYLQTVLLQNNYITGHIPHEIGKLMKLKTLDLSTNNFTGQIPLTLSHSTNLQYLRVNNNSLTGTIPSSLANMTQLTFLDLSYNNLSGPVPRSLAKTFNVMGNPQICPTGTEKDCNGTQPKPMSITLNSSQNKSSDGGTKNWKIAVAFGLSLTCVFLLIIGFGFLLWWRRRHNKQVLFFDINEQNKEEVCLGNLRRFSFKELQSATSNFSSKNLVGKGGFGNVYKGCLHDGTIIAVKRLKDVNNGGGEIQFQTEVEMISLAVHRNLLRLYGLCTTSSERLLVYPYMSNGSVASRLKAKPVLDWGTRKRIALGAGRGLLYLHEQCDPXIIHRDVKAANILLDDYCEGVVGDFGLAKLLDHEESHVTTAVRGTVGHIAPEYLSTGQSSEKTDVFGFGILLLELITGLRALEFGKAANQRGAILDWVKKLQQEKKLEQIVDKDLKSNYDGIEVEEMVQVALLCTQYLPVHRPKMSEVVRMLEGDGLVEKWEASSQRAETNRSYSKPNEFSSSERYSDLTDDSSVLVQAMELSGPR, from the exons ATGCAAGGAGAACAAACTTTGATTAAGACAAAGATGatgcagagaagaagagaagtccAAAAGAGTTATGCTTTGTTCTCtttaaccttcttcttcttcatctgtttcttctcttctgcttCTGCAGAGCTCACAGACAAAGGTGTTAATTATGAAG ttcttgccTTAATAGGAATCAAAAGCTCACTGATTGATCCTCATGGAGTTCTAATGAACTGGGATGACACAGCAGTTGATCCATGTAGCTGGAACATGATCACTTGTTCTCCTGATGGTTTTGTCTTAAGCCT AGGAGCTCCAAGCCAGGACTTGTCAGGAACTCTTTCATCAAGTATTGGCAATTTAACATATCTTCAGACAGt GCTACTGCAAAACAATTACATAACAGGACATATCCCTCATGAGATTGGGAAATTGATGAAACTCAAAACACTCGATCTCTCTACCAATAACTTCACTGGTCAAATCCCACTCACTCTTTCTCATTCCACAAATCTTCAGTACTT GAGGGTTAATAATAACAGCCTGACAGGAACAATTCCAAGCTCATTGGCAAACATGACCCAACTCACTTTTTT ggATTTGTCGTACAATAACTTGAGTGGACCAGTTCCAAGATCACTTGCCAAAACATTCAA TGTTATGGGCAATCCTCAGATTTGTCCAACTGGAACTGAGAAAGACTGTAATGGGACTCAACCAAAGCCAATGTCAATCACCTTGAATAGTTCTCAAA aTAAATCATCTGATGGAGGAACAAAAAACTGGAAAATCGCGGTAGCTTTCGGTTTAAGCCTTacttgtgttttcttgttgatCATTGgctttggttttcttctttggtggagaagaagacatAACAAACAAGTATTGTTCTTTGACATTAATG AGCAAAACAAGGAAGAAGTATGTTTAGGGAATCTAAGGAGGTTTAGTTTCAAAGAACTTCAATCTGCAACGAGTAACTTCAGCAGCAAGAATCTTGTCGGAAAAGGAGGGTTTGGGAATGTGTACAAAGGTTGTCTTCACGATGGAACCATCATCGCGGTGAAGAGATTGAAGGATGTAAATAATGGCGGTGGAGAGATTCAGTTTCAGACTGAGGTTGAAATGATAAGCCTTGCGGTGCACCGGAACCTCCTCCGTCTTTACGGCTTATGTACTACTTCCTCTGAACGGCTTCTAGTTTATCCTTACATGTCCAATGGCAGTGTCGCTTCTCGTCTCAAAG CTAAACCGGTATTGGATTGGGGCACAAGAAAGCGAATAGCATTAGGAGCAGGAAGAGGGTTACTGTATTTGCACGAGCAATGCGATCCATAGATCATTCACCGTGACGTCAAAGCTGCAAACATACTTCTGGATGATTACTGTGAAGGGGTTGTCGGAGATTTCGGGTTGGCTAAGCTTTTGGATCATGAGGAGTCGCACGTGACAACCGCCGTGAGAGGAACAGTTGGTCACATTGCACCTGAGTATCTCTCAACAGGACAATCTTCGGAGAAGACAGATGTGTTCGGTTTCGGGATTCTTCTTCTCGAATTGATTACTGGATTGAGAGCTCTTGAATTCGGAAAAGCAGCAAACCAAAGAGGAGCGATTCTTGATTGG GTGAAGAAACTACAACAAGAGAAGAAGCTAGAACAGATAGTAGACAAGGATTTGAAGAGCAACTACGATGGAATCGAAGTGGAAGAGATGGTTCAAGTGGCTTTGCTTTGTACACAGTATCTTCCGGTTCACCGTCCTAAGATGTCTGAAGTTGTGAGAATGCTTGAAGGCGATGGTCTTGTTGAGAAATGGGAAGCTTCTTCCCAGAGAGCAGAAACCAACAGAAGTTATAGTAAACCTAACGAGTTTTCTTCATCTGAACGTTATTCGGATCTTACAGACGATTCCTCGGTGCTTGTTCAAGCTATGGAGTTATCAGGTCCAAGATGA
- the LOC104710316 gene encoding uncharacterized protein LOC104710316, with product MEDVLTQNPPPSRFFQEDLNNFVPPPETLPSPFIIFSNPKPELPLRPSLLIIAISSPSLYISHNLPSKTLLGSLIMPEVPFSGNTIEPSLEDKSCNIYSLTDTNDKNLILLVSVQLAVSPERSNLVSRLLIGQDIIPERVIILDSIQSRNFRGKLSPDETLAAKLETSAEKKATSHLVNLDYFPSGSVIDGLSASLLSRCQLKNIRGTLVISWPEFGPSLIRFVGALMKHIVPSLDLASVNKDLEKNSSRAGIKKDAWIDSDLYT from the coding sequence ATGGAAGATGTACTTACTCAGAATCCTCCACCATCAAGATTCTTCCAAGAAGATCTTAACAACTTTGTTCCGCCACCCGAAACACTTCCATCTCCTTTCATCATATTCTCAAACCCGAAACCTGAACTGCCCCTCCGACCATCTCTACTCATCATAGCCATATCTTCACCTTCCCTCTATATTTCCCACAATTTACCTTCAAAGACTCTCCTTGGAAGTCTCATCATGCCTGAAGTCCCGTTTTCTGGAAACACCATTGAACCTTCTTTGGAAGACAAATCCTGCAACATATATTCCTTAACGGACACCAATGATAAAAACTTGATCCTCCTCGTCTCTGTTCAGCTTGCTGTATCTCCTGAACGGTCTAACCTAGTCTCGAGGTTGCTCATTGGCCAAGACATCATCCCCGAGCGGGTTATAATCTTGGATTCCATTCAGAGCCGTAACTTCAGAGGTAAGCTGTCACCAGATGAAACATTGGCAGCTAAACTTGAGACATCAGCTGAGAAGAAAGCAACAAGTCACTTGGTGAATCTGGATTACTTCCCATCAGGAAGTGTAATCGACGGTCTGAGTGCTTCACTTTTGAGCCGGTGTCAGTTAAAGAACATCAGAGGAACGTTGGTGATCTCATGGCCTGAGTTTGGTCCTTCACTGATAAGATTTGTCGGAGCTCTGATGAAGCACATTGTCCCGAGTTTGGATCTCGCTAGTGTGAACAAAGATCTCGAGAAGAATTCTTCAAGAGCTGGTATTAAAAAGGATGCTTGGATCGACTCAGATTTATATACATGA